In Marinobacter sp. es.048, the following proteins share a genomic window:
- a CDS encoding patatin-like phospholipase family protein, producing MSSPVDHKPAPRIGLALGGGGPLGGIYEIGALRALDEALDGLDFNNIDVYVGVNGGSFVAANLANQMTTAQLCRIFVRNEAEVHPFHPEVFYRPAFREIGSRLLAIPGLVSTAVSRFVNNPYDQSLLEAMTILAQVAPAGLFDNEGLHEYLKRAFTMLGRTNDFRQLKRSLYIVAADVESTEAVCFGAPGFDHVPISKAIQASTASPGLYVPVEIDGRYYVDGTLRKGLHASVAFEDGADLVFAVNPQVPIDASAAVRAGSMKPGELTRSGMPNVLSQTFRTMVYSRMQSGIAQYARDYPDKDILLFEPTRDDAKLFFSNVFSFQSRRMVCEHAYQMTRRDLLGRADQLEPKLAKYGIKLRRDRLEDEQRTISTSLYGEMLPLYVAKGRKKKAEKGRLASGLGNVSHLFSKAQ from the coding sequence TGGTGGCGGTGGTCCTTTGGGCGGAATTTATGAGATCGGAGCGCTCAGGGCGCTGGATGAGGCGCTTGATGGTCTCGATTTCAACAACATCGATGTGTATGTGGGCGTAAATGGCGGGTCTTTTGTTGCGGCGAATCTTGCCAACCAGATGACCACGGCACAATTGTGCCGGATTTTCGTGCGTAATGAGGCGGAAGTACACCCGTTCCATCCGGAAGTCTTCTATCGCCCGGCTTTCCGGGAGATCGGCAGTCGCTTGCTGGCAATTCCCGGGCTGGTTTCGACGGCGGTGAGTCGCTTCGTCAACAACCCCTACGATCAGAGTCTGCTGGAAGCCATGACCATCCTGGCCCAGGTAGCGCCGGCCGGATTGTTTGATAACGAGGGCTTGCACGAGTATCTCAAGCGTGCCTTCACTATGCTCGGCCGCACCAACGATTTCCGCCAGCTCAAGCGCAGCCTCTACATAGTGGCTGCCGATGTTGAGAGTACCGAAGCCGTTTGCTTTGGCGCTCCCGGCTTTGACCATGTGCCCATTTCGAAAGCCATTCAGGCCAGTACCGCGTCGCCGGGTCTGTATGTGCCAGTGGAAATTGACGGCCGCTATTATGTGGATGGCACCCTGCGCAAGGGGTTGCACGCATCTGTCGCTTTTGAAGATGGAGCCGACCTGGTTTTCGCCGTGAATCCTCAAGTGCCGATTGATGCCAGCGCCGCGGTTCGGGCGGGCTCCATGAAACCGGGCGAGCTGACCCGCTCAGGCATGCCGAATGTTCTGTCACAGACTTTCAGGACCATGGTGTACTCCAGGATGCAGTCGGGCATTGCCCAGTACGCCCGGGATTATCCCGACAAGGACATTCTGCTGTTTGAGCCTACCCGTGACGACGCCAAGCTGTTCTTCTCCAACGTATTCAGCTTCCAGTCGCGAAGAATGGTGTGTGAACACGCCTACCAGATGACCCGACGGGATCTTCTGGGTCGTGCCGATCAACTGGAGCCCAAGTTGGCGAAATACGGCATCAAGCTTCGGCGGGATCGCCTTGAAGACGAGCAGCGGACGATCAGTACCAGTCTTTACGGCGAGATGCTGCCACTGTATGTGGCCAAGGGGAGGAAGAAAAAAGCCGAGAAGGGGCGGTTGGCGAGCGGCTTGGGTAACGTGTCGCACCTCTTCTCAAAGGCGCAATAA